The following proteins are co-located in the Meriones unguiculatus strain TT.TT164.6M chromosome 4, Bangor_MerUng_6.1, whole genome shotgun sequence genome:
- the Id1 gene encoding DNA-binding protein inhibitor ID-1 — protein MKVASSSASAAAGPSCSLKAGRAAGGAGEVVLGLSEQSVAISRCAGTRLPALLDEQQVNVLLYDMNGCYSRLKELVPTLPQNRKVSKVEILQHVIDYIRDLQLELNSESEVGTAGGRGMPVRAPLSTLNGEISALTAEAACVPADDRILCR, from the exons ATGAAGGTCGCCAGCAGCAGCGCCTCGGCCGCCGCGGGCCCCAGCTGCTCGCTGAAGGCGGGCAGGGCCGCGGGGGGCGCGGGCGAGGTGGTGCTGGGTCTGTCCGAGCAGAGCGTGGCCATCTCGCGCTGCGCCGGGACGCGCCTGCCCGCCTTGCTGGACGAGCAGCAGGTGAACGTCCTGCTCTACGACATGAACGGCTGCTACTCACGCCTCAAGGAGCTGGTGCCCACCCTGCCTCAGAACCGCAAGGTGAGCAAGGTGGAGATCCTGCAGCACGTCATTGACTACATCAGGGACCTGCAGCTGGAGCTGAACTCGGAGTCCGAAGTCGGGACCGCCGGAGGCCGGGGGATGCCCGTCCGGGCCCCGCTCAGCACCCTGAACGGCGAGATCAGCGCCTTGACGGCCGAG GCGGCATGTGTTCCAGCCGACGATCGCATCTTGTGTCGCTGA